Part of the candidate division WOR-3 bacterium genome is shown below.
ATAATTCCCGAGTATATCACCGTATCTTTCATCACCGATCGCCTCAGGCCCGAGAGAACGTTCTGGATAACCTCTCAATGTATACTGACCGCCGAGATAATACTTTTCGTATATCGCCATACCGTCGGTCGGTACAATTACACCTGTTTTCAACCTCTGTGCTATGGTATTACCCAAAAACGGTTGGAAGGCCCTGCATTCGAACTCAAATTTGACAAAGTTGTTCGCCCCACCGAAGATTCCACCGGCGTATTCAATAAGCGGCAACATATAAATTCCTTTCCGCGGATTGAAAAAATCGTCACGGTAATCGAACATCAGTTGAAATTTTATACTGTTTGTGATACCTTTGATAGTATCCGGTAGAGTAATCTTCGGTTCCAATATCACATACTTATATTGATTGGCGATGCTGAAGATGATATTGTCACTGAACAATTTCGACAACCTGAATTCGCTTCCACGTGTCTGACGGGTGAAATCCAGTTTTTCTTCATACCACAGGAAGGGAAGGATGGAGACGGTGAGTCTCCAGGGGGTGACATGCGGGATTATATATCTTCCCTCCAGTTTTGTCTCCCACTCTTTTTCTAAATTGATTTTAAATGCCGGCCGGATTTGAAAACGGTGTCCCAGATTGAATATATTCAATTCTTCTATTGCAAAGGAGAATAAAAAACTTAGCGGGATCGACAAGCCGATACCGAAGTTCAGGATACGCGATTTCAACTCGTGTAGTTTGAATATCAGATCGAGACTGTCCGGTTCTTTCTTCACCATGGTGACGTTGATCGTACTGAAAAAACCAAGGCTGTAGATGGCGCGCTGGCTCTTGGTGAGTTTGTTTTTGTTGAATTTATCACCTCTGTGTATTTCTATTTCCCGGCGTACCACCTTCGGAGCGCATGTTTTGAGTCCTTCGATTATAATATTCCTTATGTAATATAACTTATCTTTTTCCACGGTGAAGATGGCTATTCCAGAATCCGGTTCAAGGATGTATTTTACATCGGCATAGGCAAAGCCGTGATTCTTATAATAATTCTTTATCTTATCTTTTGTTATTTTTATTTTTTCATCGATGAAGAAGTCGTTGATTTTGATTTCAAACAATTCTTTGATCTCTTCCTCCATCGCTCCGTCGATAATGATTTTCTTTATTTTAGGTCTGGGGCCTTCGTTAATCATAAAGACGATTTCGGCACTGTCTCCTTTGAAAGAGACATCAGGTGTGACTTCGGTATGAAAAAATCCCTGGGTTTTATAGAAGTGCAGGATTTTTTCGATATCAAAAGCGAGATTGATCTCATTGTATTCATCGCCCTTTTTTGAAATGATTTCCTGGTGGAGAAGTCTGCTGCTGATAGAGTTATTGCCGACGAAATCAAGCCTTGAGATTTGTGAGTTGAATATGAATAGGGTGATTAAAAGACTAATCAAGCGAGAAGATACTTAAATCACAAATTTACCGCTTTTGATAATCAGTTTTTTATCAAGCCACACACTTGGTCTTTTGACAATACCGTCAAGATGAATCTTCGCATTGTTCCTGCCGCCGAAACCTAAATTATTACCAAAAGCAACATGGATACTACCCATGACCTTTTCGTCTTCCAGTACATTACCGGTGATCTTGGCTTTATAGTTCGTGCCGATCCCGAATTCGCACAGCGTCCTTTCTTTGTTTCCGTATTTCGCAAAAAGTTTTTCCATCTGTGGATTACCATGCACTCGGATTATTTCGCCGTCTTTGATTTCTACTATAACGTTTTTTCGAAGGAATCCAATGGGTGCAAACGAACCATCGATTACGACAGTTCCTTTACTTCTTTTCTCTAAGGGAGCGACATACGCTTCTCCGGCAGGCAGGTTGGAAAACTCCCTTTTCTTTTTGATAAGTCCTGTGTCCGGGTAGCCTTTTCTGCCGGAGATATCCAGTTCCAGCGAAGTTCCTGCTTCTGTTTTAATCAGAACCTTTTTAGTTCGGGTGAGCATTTTTGCTGTCTTGAGCGTCAGGGAGGCGATCCTTTTATAATCTGCGTTCAGAGTCCGTGCCATGATTTCTTCGGTGATCCCCGGCATTGTTGCTCCGCGTGCTCCTGCATTTGTTGCATTTATGCGGGCCCTGGTGTGGGTCAGGGAATAACTTGTCGGCAGAATAAAGACATCAGCATTTTTGAGAACCGCAGCGACCAGTTGAGGGGGTTCTTCTCCATGAATTGTTCTCGGAAGAATTTCAATGATGATGGGATCGGTTATCTTGATTAATTGGGACCATAATGAATAGGCTATGCTCTGACACGGTTTGTCAAATACGACGACGACCTTCTCGTTCTTTCTAATTCCAAGGCAATCTTTGATTATGGTTCTGGCCGCTCTTTCGAGTTTTCTTTTCAAGGGTTTATTACCAGCGGAAATGGGCGAATGCCTTATTCGCCTCTGCCATTCTATGGACTTCTTCGCGCTTTTTTATCGCAGCC
Proteins encoded:
- a CDS encoding aminopeptidase, with the translated sequence MKRKLERAARTIIKDCLGIRKNEKVVVVFDKPCQSIAYSLWSQLIKITDPIIIEILPRTIHGEEPPQLVAAVLKNADVFILPTSYSLTHTRARINATNAGARGATMPGITEEIMARTLNADYKRIASLTLKTAKMLTRTKKVLIKTEAGTSLELDISGRKGYPDTGLIKKKREFSNLPAGEAYVAPLEKRSKGTVVIDGSFAPIGFLRKNVIVEIKDGEIIRVHGNPQMEKLFAKYGNKERTLCEFGIGTNYKAKITGNVLEDEKVMGSIHVAFGNNLGFGGRNNAKIHLDGIVKRPSVWLDKKLIIKSGKFVI